The following is a genomic window from Rhododendron vialii isolate Sample 1 chromosome 9a, ASM3025357v1.
gtttgtttaaGATGAAATTAggtgatgagattattaatatcatgtttgtttgagatgagattagatgatgaaatTGAATTGATAGGAGAAATTAGTAATGAGAAGGAATTAGTAATGAGAAGGGGTTGGGATTGAATTACgaataccaagtcccaaggGGTATTGTTAATACCCCTATGGAGCTCACTGCTCATCCCAACGGAATAATAATCCGGTTATCAAACAGGAGTTTGGGAAGCCTTTGGGATTGGTAGTCCAATCCTAAGAACGGGGCCTTAGATAACTTATGACTATGAGAGAACTGTGCTAGTCTTCAAATAAGAGAACCCTTGTTCTAGTGTAGGATGCGGATGTTTTAGGTGGAAAGTGTACTGAAGAGAATAAAATTCAGATAAGGCATTAGAACTAGATTGTATACCTATGGAGGTGTGAAAATTTTAAGGTGACGCCAGGTGATGTGGTTAACAAAATTGTTTAATAAGATTATACTTATGATTAGGATCTAGAACAAGGcctaatgatttttttttctatatgtgaaatatagaaagaaagaaaaatccaTAGTTGCAAGATCGATATAGGTATTAAGTTAATCTATCATACAGTTGTGGGAGACTGTGGCCTATTAGGCACCTACTTTTGGACTTTAAGACCAATTTTCCGTAATTACTAATTATTAGTTAAGCACCTCCCCTGTAGTTTCTAGAATCTCATCTTTGCCCTTCGGTTTCCGTTTAGAATTCACTTATTAACCGTTATGTTTAATGTGCCTCTATATATATAgtcgtttgatttgaaaaaccAGCACCTCGACCACATTCTGACTCGTAACTCTAAAAATAGTGTTTTGCAAACTCATTTCGACTGGACATTTCATGCGCGAAAATCCTACTTATGAATCATCTTTGATATAGGAACCTATTCGATCATTGTACTGCAAACAAGAAGAAGCCATATTTAGAAGAGTTGTAATATGTGTTTCCACAACTCTAAATTCGTCAAGTCTCCTTGACATTCCAACTCGATTCCCTAACAAAAATAGCATTCATTTTCCAGCTGTAATTTGACCATGATCAACATTACAGGAAAGAACAACGTAGATTTCCCTCATCGCTGGTTATATATACCTTCATTCGAAATGCGCAACTACAAACAACAACAATTGGTTGCACATTGTTTGCAATTTGTTCGACAAAATACCCATCAACAAAATGTCTCCTCTCAACACCGATGATTTGCACCGGATTTTCAAAAATCTAGACCAAAACGGCGATGGCTTTTTGAGCCTTACCGAGCTTGAATCGCTTCTCGAGAGAATCGGGATGCAATCTACGCAGGATGAGTTGGAGTCCGTAGTGGGAAAGACGAACCTTGATCTTCTTGACTTTGTGTCGTTGTACGATGCAATCGTCAAGCAAAAAATTGGTGGCGAAAGTCAAGATGGCGAGGACGACGATGAGGAACTAGAGAATGATCTTGTTGAGGCTTTCAAGGTTTACGATAAGGACGGGGACGGCTTCATTTCGCGCGAGGAGCTTGAGAGAGTTTTGACGCAATTGGGTTTTCTGAACGAGAATGCCAGCCAAAATTGCGAGACCATGATCGACACGTACGACATGAATTCCGACGGGGTGCTTGattttgaagaattcaagaagATGATGCTGGTGATCGAGTCTTGAGGCATTTCTTTCGCGAAGCATACAAACCTACAGGAAAAGGTTAATCCTTTTTCCGCCCGTATAACACCTAGCCAGTTTTAGAACATTTTGCTTACATGTCAAGGCATAAATGGAATTAGATGAATTTCTGGCGAGACAAAGTATAGCCGCGTAACAAAAAACCCAATTGTACCTTAGATTGTTTCCTCAAATTCATGGCTGCAAAATCACCAGCTCCGATCGTCGGAGAGGGAAGGGTACTGAGAGACAATTGTACCTTAGATTGTTTCGCCGTGTCTTGAGTTTTAATCCAGTATGCCCAGCATACTTTCTTTCGTTTTTTATCAACGTATATGTTCTCTGATCAAATAAAAGCAGGAATTCGATTAACTTGATATTCTCCATAATTCTTCCAAATGACAACTTCTACGATGTAGACGAatcagatcatcaaaatgatTCCAAAATAAGTTCGAAAATGTCGGAGAACGGCGGAGAACCTTCTTCCAAATACTTCGCACGTTCGATGCGAAGTTAAGCTAATACGGAACTCGCGCCTTGGAAACCAGTGGTTGTTATTCTTGTATAGCGTTCCTCCCAAACACGATTCTGGCGCGCAAGGTTTTTTCAGAGTTTTAATCCAGTAGGCCCAGCtcacttttttcatttctttttcaacatATATTTTGCCGATCAAATAAGAATAGATATTCGATTGATTTGATATTTTTTCCAGTCATTTTAGTTGACAATCTCTACAATTTGGGCGAGACGGATTATCAAAGTAATCCCAAAATAAGCTTGAAAATGTCAGAAAATGGAGGAGAAGTCTTCTTCTTAATACTTCGCATATTGAAGATAAGAAGTTTGGCCAATCTAGACTCGCTCTTTTGAAACACGATTTTCTGGGCATACCGAAGACGCTGCGACTTGCGAGGTTATCCAGATTCCAAATTCGTGTTTCCGGCGCACGGTTTGTTCAGATTACATAATTTCCCAAGTTCTAATTTAGTATGCcactttgtttcatttttttcccccaacATATATGTTCAACAATCAAATACGAATCAAAAAACCTTTCGGCACAAATTATTTAACATGGATCATGCACATAAATTTTTGTGAGGCCTATGTCGAGTCCCATAtaaatgattcgaaccgttcatctttttgaaaatatttttttgagagctcttgtaaaaaaatcagttccaataGATATCGAAAAGAGTTTTTCAAAAATCGTAGGGCGAAACAAAACTttacattagttttttttggccCTAtgtatcgaacgggcacaacgctagtaataaaaaataatttaatattttttcagtTCTGTGTTCGATGCACACGTTAGCATTGGTCTCTCTCTATATCCCCACTTCCccaccgctctctctctctctctcttaaacaaaaacaaaataaaaaatgtggaAATTAGGATTGAAGCTTTGGAAGCTTTTGAAGGGAAATTACATTTGCTTATAGTATGTACAAAATTCATTCGATgcacgagaaaaaaaaataatttatggaACACGAAGTAAATGTTGGAGCAAAAAGGGGGCATTACTCAAATAAGTGGGAATAAACAACGGTCCAACTCAATTTGGGTAAAAAGAGGCATATCCTGTGGGTTTGGGTGGAAAGATAGAAGACACGAAAAGCATTCGTGCCCCTTCGAGTCTAATGAAATTGCAACCATATATACAGCGTCCTCATTTTAGTGCAAGTTTGGTTGTAGCAAGTATGTTTAAATTACAGTATCGGTCCTTGTAGTTCTAGTTACATATTACTACTTTGTTTGCGAAATTTTACTCCTAATTAgagcttttattttttgttgtgcAATTGGACTTCCATTATCTTCGATTATTATTTTCAAACACAAAATTAAGCATACGTGCAACTTGAGTGACTAATTTCGTAGAGTATTTTAGATTTTTCACAGCAATTCTAGTTCAAGGAAAAACAATCAATCAGGCTAGTCATCTCTATATTTTGGTTATACAAAGTTTTGTCCCCTAATTTTAAATGTCCTTTTGATTTATGGCTGATCACAAACATATACATTGCAATGGAAAAGAGTGTAAGATCGGGGCCTCAGCTAGTGAACGGTGGCACTAATCTTTCAAGATCAGTCGATTTGTGCGTAAGTTTGCCTGAAAACCTAACTTATCAATAACGGAAATCAAGTATAAGGTGCATTCTCACAGATCCATGACCATACGAACTATAATGAAACATTACAAAAACTACAATGTCTAAGAGCATCCttaatgtaataatcaaaattagaagattgttaaagttagcaatgtgtgcttaaaaaagtgttcacattgtaataatcaaagttagcaatctactaaccaataatcaaatttgggcatttgaataattaaaagtaacaatgtgagactacacattgctaactttaacaaccctctaaataaataatcaaaagctgacgtaacaaattttgattattcacttttgattattacattgcggatgctctaatagcGTAAATTTCTCCATTTGGTTACAATTGCATTCGGATTTTTGAATTGCAAGAGGCAATTCCACGTACCAATTCACCTGGACAATTGTTGATTAGGAAGAGACATAATGAACCTTTTAAATATACACAATATCCAAACTCTCGATATGAAAGCGCTACGTGAAATTATTCTTTTACCTTCCTCCAAAGCAACCAAGTCTCGTCAACCTATTGTGATTTGGGTGCTTGAGCTCGAGGGCAGGTCCTTGGCCGTATGTTGAGGCTTTGGCCTGCGTGGGCTGGCAATTGCACTCGGATATGCGCACCTCTTTCTCGGATCTCTCTGCGCGAccctaaaatctctctctctctctctctctctctctctctaaaagcaCATTCGCAAtacacctttctctctctcatccgtttCGTTTCCGGCGATTTTACTGCTCCGAGTTTGTTTCTCGCTCCAACTGTAAGTACTTATCACATGAAACTACCGTTGATGTTTACGTACTTCTTAGAGTAATCGCGTTGTTTCTGATTTGAAGAATTACGCTGAGCCTGCCTACGTGTTTTCTTGCGTCGGAATTTCTTCTCTGTTGTTGATttgtatcctttttttttttttttgatcagattGTTGATTTGTATCCTCATTTGGTCATTTTGGTTCgcacatgaatttttttatatgctTATGTATACGGAGTTGTGCAGTTATATGTAAGCGTGGTGCGGAGATATATTTATGCCCCAGATCCAGATCGTGatctgtgtgtgtatatacagtTGCTTCGATTGAAGAAGTTGTGATTCTTGAAATAGGGTTCAGGCCCAGTCCAGTCACCCTACCATCCCGTCCCACCCAGTTTGGTTTATGTGGACCGGATATGGGCCCGCAAAAGTGATCGGAGCCAGTGGCGGATCCAGGAATTTGATGTAGGAGGGGCACTgactcatcaaagttttgaaCATAAATTTTCAAGCATAGTCTAATGCACACTAATATTCGTCACAACGTATGAAAGTTTTGCATTGTATAATAGACCATTTTGATTATGCCAATCTATGGCTCATCAACAGCATATACTTAAAATACAATCTAAGAAACCAATATTATTTTGTATGGTAAGTAAATTCAAGTCCCGAATTTAACAATTAAAGCCTTATCCTTTGATTTATCATCTAGAAATATGGTTTTGGCCTTTGGGGCAGCTTGGATAATTTAGAATACTACGAGGAAGCCATATAATTTAGAGTTTATGGTTGAAATTTGTGTAGAACTGTAATTCTATATTGTTATACTAATATGTAGAAGTGTAGGGAGAGGAAAACCGAggggggtcacgtgcccccgtGGCCCTCGACTGGATCTGCCAGTGATCGGAGCCGTTTATTTTATAGAGATCGCCAAGCACTTTAACCATGTTAATAATCATGTTAGTTGGATAGCGATCAATGCCTTACGAGAACACATTCATCTTTTGTTTCAAGATTAATGTGTTCCGATAAGGCATTGATTGGAAAATTTGACAAGCTCACAAAATGAATAGTCCCGGTCATTGTTCTGAGCCCGGGATGGGACCTCAAAAACCAAAATGGACGGGACCGGACGTAGTGGGACTGACTGTACCTCAACTGGGATACGGAagaatttgtgtattttcttgATGTCTGCGGTTCCACCTCCTTTTTCTCGAACGAGTAGGGTAAAGTTTTTGTAGCCTTTCAAACCTTGAGGACTACCTTATTTTTGGGCGGTTCAAATTTTAGATGAATATAGTTTAAGTTATTTAACATGTGCAAGAAATCTAGTTCTCTTTCTCAATTAATCCCTGCATAGAATTTTCTTTAGTTCGATTGCATCattgtttttctgtttgttgTGGAATTTCCTTCCAATTAACCATTGGCAAGAGGTGAAATGTTTAAAAGATTACTATAGTTTTTGTGAGATTATATCATCCATATACtgtcatagttttttttttcttttgaaaggcaaaaaagattttattaatcaattgtGTAGTATTACAAGAGATTATAGCGTGCATAAACTGTCAGAGTTTTTGTTTATCCATATTAGATTCTATTGAAGAGCATCAGGGGGTGGGAAGAAAACCTACAACCATAAACTCCAAAAAGAGACATCAATAGTATTCTAGTTTCTTATGGAAGACATTactgttttttatgttttattgttTATAGATGACCTTGTTATGGTTTTGCTGAGTAGCTTAAGTAAGTTGATGCCTGTGAAATGTAGCTGTAGTCAATTTGGGGGAGAGGGGAACTCTAATCATGGCTTCTAGAGCAATTTTAAGGAAGAGGAGGTTTGTCTCCGATTATTTGAATATTTCTGCCTGCTCAATTCAATGTTTTCAAAGCCTGGGACTTGGGTTATCTAGTCAGCATGCAGATTCTCATGGTCCAAACTCTGCTGCAAATCATTCTTCTGGAGATATTGACCGCATGAAGAAAGGGGATACGATTTTACCTATAAATGAAGATTTACTGAACTTTTCGGCATTGGGACTCTTTAGGCGTAAATGCTATGGGGATATGGTATCTGGTTATGTGACTGGGGGGTCACAATTTTGTTCCCCAACAGGGATGAGGTTAAAGCTACAATCTGTACGTTATGCGTCCACAGCAGCAGCAGGTCAACGTGATGTGGATGCTAAAATTGACAGGTTCGTGATTGTCTAAGTACTTGGAtaccctcccccccccccccccccccccccccccccccttagtTCTACAAGTTTGATTAAGCTTTTCACTGTGGAGATTATATATGTTGTTAAGAGGGATGACCTTGGGATATGACGTATCTGATCTTGACCTGGGTTAGTCATCAGCTCCAATTTCTTGCAGTCTTTTGGGACGTCGAAGTGTTATGTCCACGAATATGATTGATCTATGAACCTTGATTTATTATCAGATTAGCCCAGACTAATCCTGAATCCTGATCTACTATCCAGCTTATATATCCTTTGTATTGAGATTTCATGCGTTGGTTGTGATGGAAATCTAGGTCTGGTGTTGGTTACTCCTGATGTTTGATATTCGTCTCTTTCCGGAAATGTTAAAATGTGCAATTATATGAGCAGGGATCATGATGGCAAAGTAACTCCTGAGAAGGCGGCAGCTGCAGCTATGTACTTGAAGGGTACTTCGGGCAAGGAGGGGGTCCAAGAACTCATTAGCAACCTTTCCAAAGCCATAGGTCAGTTATTCATTGAAGTTCTAATTATTTATCTTATGCATCTCTAGTTCCTGGGAAGTAATGGTAGACCAAATCCGTTCTTTGAAAAATGTATGGTTTACCAGTTCTCAATCATATATCTCCTAAACATCATTTTTCAAAGGAGAACGGATTTGGCCTCGGATTTCATTCACTATTATGTCAAAAATGACCAGAGGTATCTTTCATTCTTTATCctatccctttttcttttctttttcttttcttttttttccttttttatagAGGATTCTCTTCTACTTTCCTACTaactcttactttatttgtATTCTGGCACATAAATTCAGGGTTCAAAGAGATTGTAACAGATTATGTTCACCAAGAAATAACGCGAAATTGGATCTTGGTCTGTTGGAGATTGTACCTTTTAATAGTCATCAAAGATGTTTTCTTGTCTCTCGTTTAAGTCTTAATCTTGAGTGAGTACATGAATAGTATATTTGTCCATGGCCGCAAACTTTAACAATTTGGCCGTGAACTTGAACTCCATGGCCGCCAACTAGAACCATTTGATGGCGAACTGATAGGAACTGATATTCCACCAGTTTTTGCCTTGCACTTGTTCTTTATTGTAGAGAATTCACATTGAATTTCTTTCTGCTGCAGTTTATATATAAGATCTGGGTTTTATGACTGGGAAATGTTGCTTTTGTTTACTGGCCTAgtttggagttgtgcttttgtacattcttttattttcttggttATATGAACCGTCAAGCATGCGACATGTCTAAATCATACTAGAAACTTAGCTTCGCCTTTTTTACCATTTACAAAGCCGTATTATATAACCTTTCACTCCATGTATTTGTACCCGTTTTGAATGAAAGATTTCTGAATAGAACATTGAGATAGTCATAATTGGTATCGACAGAAAGTTCAGACGACTTTCACCCTTTTTTCGTAGTAGTTGAGTACGTGTTGGCCCAATATTGGTGATCATTTTGATGAGCCCTAATCTAAAACTGCTTGGGGGAAATTACTATTCTAGCTTGTTTGTTTCCATATTGTAGAGTCCTAACACCGTCTCAGATGGCTGATTACCTAGAGAGGTCGAGTAATTTGAAGACTTATCGGACAAAAAAAGTTATCCAATTTGTTATGCCACAaactcttttttggtttttgaacaGCATTGTGCTATGAACTTAAGATCTTCTATTTCTTGAAAATAGATCCGTTGCTTATGATTTCTTGCAAAACATACCTCTTATGAATTTGAGATTTTGAAACTACTTTCCTTCCCATTAGATGCTTTAATCTTTCTTTACAGTTGTTGATTCTACTAAATAACTTGGATTCAGTGGCTTCAAGATGTTGTGGAGGTTGCGATTTATGTTGTTCCAACATTTTCCATCGGAAAAACCTTGGGTCAGTGGAAGTTTGTTCGATAGacggcaaagtccactttgactcCCTATGTTTTGACTCCCTATGTTTTGGGTCGTGTGCTGATACACTCTCTATGATTCAAAAGTTTCCAATAATACCCCTATGGTTTGTGAAGTGTGCACATAACACACAATTCCCTCCATTATAACGTCTTGTGTGACGGATGCGTATCAAAAATCCGATATACCCTCATCTTCTCCCTTTATTCTTCTCGTTCCTTCAATCTAACCAATCCATCTTATGCACTAAAAATTGGATCTAAGCCATTGATATTGGAAACTACAAACAATTGTTTGCGATGTTCAAGAGAATGAAGTGAGACTGAGGGGAGTACTTGAATGTCTCAGATACTGTTTTGTTGCACAATTTCTGAAACAAATTGATCAATGTTCATAGCAGAGCTTCCACGTTCATCAACTGCCTCTTTGGCCAATTCTTTCCAACAAGCAGCATttccttctaagctcattcccTCTTTCTCCCTCCATAACTTCTTTTCTCGAAACATGTAAATACTTGATAGTTATGTTGTGTTTCAGTTTTAGTCTTCTATTCTACTTCATTTAGCAGATAACTTAGGGCTTCAATGTggtgcttctctctctctttgcacAACGTTAGTTCCTATTGCTGTATCGTCACACAAGCGCACAATTGAGTTTACAAAGTTTCTTCAACACCATCGTCACATCAGACATAGGAAAACTCTTTCTCGACTCCAATTGGATCTCGTCGAGCACTTGTGGGAACTAGATAGCCAATCGTGGGGCATAACGATTTTAAATTTCATTGTGATAATTTTGAATACAAGAGTATACATGACTCCTATTTAGATGCCCTATTTTAAATTTAGAAATGCTCCATCAAGATTATTGGCATGGCACTGCAAATGCAAAACTTGTTGGTTGATGACAATAATTTTTTGCGTATAGCCATGTAAGCTAGAACAGTTTGATTGTTTGTGGAAAGGATGATGTTGCGCGAATCGAACTTTTATTCGGAATAATGTAACTATCTATAGTCCTTCAATTTGAAAAACCAGCACCTCGACCACACATTCCAACCCGTAACTATAAAAATAGAGCGTTTTGCAAACTCATTTTGACTGGACATTTCGTGC
Proteins encoded in this region:
- the LOC131301942 gene encoding uncharacterized protein LOC131301942, translated to MASRAILRKRRFVSDYLNISACSIQCFQSLGLGLSSQHADSHGPNSAANHSSGDIDRMKKGDTILPINEDLLNFSALGLFRRKCYGDMVSGYVTGGSQFCSPTGMRLKLQSVRYASTAAAGQRDVDAKIDRDHDGKVTPEKAAAAAMYLKGTSGKEGVQELISNLSKAIGFKEIVTDYVHQEITRNWILVCWRLYLLIVIKDVFLSLV
- the LOC131301941 gene encoding probable calcium-binding protein CML44, yielding MSPLNTDDLHRIFKNLDQNGDGFLSLTELESLLERIGMQSTQDELESVVGKTNLDLLDFVSLYDAIVKQKIGGESQDGEDDDEELENDLVEAFKVYDKDGDGFISREELERVLTQLGFLNENASQNCETMIDTYDMNSDGVLDFEEFKKMMLVIES